One stretch of Gambusia affinis linkage group LG05, SWU_Gaff_1.0, whole genome shotgun sequence DNA includes these proteins:
- the si:dkey-256h2.1 gene encoding uncharacterized protein si:dkey-256h2.1, with the protein MALLLWLLLVVTAHVTDAQLVPKRSRLILTETSHLHPVTAGPQPGAGPEPGDRATAFQVPTLDGKFSYEPDDGAVKESLVIHAFTNKSGFLECLWSSESSVKSLVEGLPNRTQVLFLSLDDSAVSDALWMREQLHRAAANRKEVLTRLHFSPVPVFALGNWIPYVLYYWSCLEHNCGLSQAVFTSDGWKMPIIVKRLDARYDWLMGRWKPKMYQLVDAGDGCEPTPPLGGAVAWVSEGNCSFFTKVRNMAKSKASGVLVYSLPGNPIQDMNCDGEECLFPLTVPAAMVHQEFSVAQALRSGKMVNVSFQTTPSPNFFISIDQQGALAEMGWFLYPSFSFINWQAQWFEFAAGLRNKIQSPAKIIPVFDQVTMQGDKGAVATVELPADVWDFDTLELDASLSCPGRRDSSCAQWDHTVQLFVCCDQLSPYCNTELGRWITAFRRGTGHWLTDVSPLLPVLDSSKCTFTMKTVPWAMPWVASLNLRFSVSNHTDEDVAKLHPFKVTPLFSGGTFDKNYNKRYQPTKILTPSSTKKVELYAVITGHGSDENGCGEFCVTSHHFLINGVYNNTHTFDTAGTALGCTMRVKDGAVPNEHGTWLYGRGGWCDGLQVDPWRVDVTKQLNMSDFDSNTIVYFGWFNGKDPNPAQKPGYIIMSSFLIFYK; encoded by the exons ATGGCCTTGCTGCTCTGGCTCCTGCTCGTTGTGACAGCTCATGTGACTGACGCTCAGCTGGTACCGAAGAGGAGCCGTCTGATCCTGACCGAGACTTCCCATCTCCACCCGGTCACCGCCGGTCCGCAGCCCGGTGCCGGTCCGGAGCCTGGTGACAGGGCCACCGCGTTTCAGGTCCCGACTTTGGACGGGAAGTTCTCCTACGAGCCCGATGATGGAGCCGTGAAGGAGTCTCTGGTCATCCACGCTTTCACCAACAAGTCAGGGTTCCTGGAGTGTCTCTGGAGCTCCGAGTCCTCCGTGAAGAGTCTGGTTGAAGGGCTGCCGAACCGGACCCAGGTGCTGTTCCTGTCATTGGACGACTCAGCGGTCAGTGATGCCCTGTGGATGCGGGAGCAGCTGCACCGGGCCGCCGCCAACAG GAAggaggttctgacccggctGCACTTCTCTCCAGTGCCGGTCTTCGCTTTGGGTAACTGGATCCCCTATGTGCTTTATTACTGGAGCTGCCTGGAACACAACTGTGGCCTCTCACAGGCTGTTTTCACCTCTGATG GGTGGAAAATGCCCATCATTGTTAAGAGGCTGGATGCCAGGTATGATTGGCTCATGGGACGCTGGAAACCGAAGATGTATCAGCTGGTTGATGCTGGAGATGGGTGTGAACCCACACCGCCTCTAGGGGGCGCTGTGGCCTGGGTGTCAGAAGGGAACTGCTCTTTCTTCACTAAG GTTAGGAACATGGCTAAATCCAAGGCGTCCGGCGTCCTGGTCTATTCGCTCCCCGGCAACCCGATCCAGGATATGAACTGTGACGGAGAGGAGTGTTTGTTTCCTCTCACCGTCCCGGCTGCCATGGTGCATCAGGAGTTTTCGGTCGCTCAGGCGCTCCG gtCTGGAAAGATGGTGAATGTTTCCTTTCAGACCACACCGTCCCCAAATTTCTTCATCAGTAtcgaccagcagggggcgctggcTGAGATGGGCTGGTTCCTCTACCCCTCATTTAGCTTCATCAACTGGCAGGCCCAGTG GTTTGAATTTGCTGCTGGTCTGCGTAACAAAATCCAAAGTCCTGCAAAAATCATTCCAGTGTTTGACCAAGTCACGATGCAAGGCGACAAAGGAGCGGTGGCCACAGTTGAATTGCCGGCAG ATGTGTGGGACTTTGACACGCTGGAGCTCGACGCGTCGCTGTCGTGTCCCGGCAGGAGGGACTCGTCCTGCGCTCAGTGGGATCACACCGTCCAGCTGTTCGTCTGCTGCGATCAGCTGAGTCCGTACTGCAACACGGAGTTGGGACGGTGGATCACTGCCTTTCGAAG AGGGACTGGACACTGGCTGACAGATGTGTCCCCTCTCCTCCCTGTGCTGGACAGCAGCAAATGCACCTTCACTATGAAGACGGTGCCCTGGGCGATGCCCTGGGTCGCCTCCCTCAACCTCAGATTTAGCGTCAGCAACCACACAG ATGAAGATGTGGCCAAGCTTCATCCATTCAAAGTGACGCCTCTGTTCAGTGGGGGAACCTTTGACAAAAACTACAACAAGAGGTACCAGCCAACGAAGATCCTCACTCCTTCCTCCACTAAGAAG GTGGAGCTTTATGCCGTTATTACGGGCCATGGCAGCGACGAGAATGGCTGCGGGGAGTTCTGCGTCACCTCCCACCATTTCCTGATCAACGGCGTTTACAACAACACTCACACGTTTGACACGGCAG GAACGGCTCTTGGTTGCACAATGCGGGTAAAAGACGGCGCCGTACCGAATGAACACGGCACATGGCTGTACGGGCGAGGAGGCTGGTGTGACGGCCTGCAGGTTGACCCCTGGAGGGTCGACGTCACCAAACAG TTGAACATGAGTGACTTTGACTCCAACACCATTGTCTATTTTGGCTGGTTTAACGGCAAGGATCCAAATCCAGCTCAAAAGCCTGGATATATCATCATGTCGTCTTTTCTTATCTTCTACAAATGA